One Conger conger chromosome 18, fConCon1.1, whole genome shotgun sequence DNA window includes the following coding sequences:
- the fgfbp3 gene encoding fibroblast growth factor-binding protein 3, which yields MRLLCALLFLLCLWGLQGTEGRKESAAEKQPARRDRNKVVPGSGELTSKENHRCLWETSGEGQVSLLISCSHGEQSYRCRYAGQPGLCPGYAARSSQYWKQLVGKLKKKRNACDGEKLLKTRVCKKAPAESHMRLVEEQEEVKKRGKGGGKKQEEESPGGEKEVQLVVQEKDAFGEVNDGNMETGPVESYCAEGWQSFCSFFVKFIDG from the coding sequence ATGAGGCTCCTCTGCGCCCTGCTGttcctcctctgcctctgggGGCTCCAGGGGACGGAGGGGAGGAAGGAGAGCGCCGCCGAAAAGCAGCCTGCCAGGAGGGACCGGAACAAGGTCGTGCCCGGCTCCGGGGAGCTCACCAGCAAGGAGAACCACAGGTGCTTGTGGGAGACCTCTGGGGAGGGCCAGGTCTCTCTGCTCATCAGCTGCAGCCACGGGGAGCAGTCGTACCGCTGCCGCTACGCGGGCCAGCCCGGCCTGTGTCCCGGCTACGCCGCGCGCTCCAGCCAGTACTGGAAACAGCTGGTGGGGAAactgaagaagaagaggaacgCCTGCGACGGCGAGAAGCTCCTCAAAACCCGCGTCTGCAAGAAGGCCCCCGCGGAGTCCCACATGAGGCTGgtggaggaacaggaggaggtgaagaagagagggaaagggggaggtaagaagcaggaggaggagagcccGGGAGGGGAGAAGGAGGTGCAGCTGGTGGTGCAGGAGAAGGATGCGTTCGGGGAGGTGAACGACGGGAACATGGAAACGGGGCCTGTGGAGAGCTACTGTGCCGAAGGCTGGCAGTCCTTCTGCTCTTTCTTTGTGAAGTTCATCGACGGTTAa